Proteins encoded in a region of the Armatimonadota bacterium genome:
- the argH gene encoding argininosuccinate lyase, with protein MSTDSPRRMWGGRFAEPLDPELLAFTSSFGVDRRLLRWDALASIAHAVGLGEAGILPAGEVQALVDGLRSIIADFDAGRLEIAGAHEDVHSFLEATLYDRIGAAAGRLHTGRSRNDQVATAFRLAVKEGLLALVGDVHGLLATTVDRAQGAVDDILPAFTHLQHAQPVRLAHHLLAYFWMLDRDVDRLADAFRRTDALPLGAAAIAGASFPLDRRRTAERLGFARLTENSIDAVGDRDFAVEAAAAAALLCTHLSRWAGELVLWATDEFGFLTLSDRVAAGSSIMPQKKNPDAAEVIRARAGRVLGDLTVLLALPKGLPAGYHLDLQEDKPAAFDALDTARACTGALRRFLTGVRFRPDRMAAAAARGWPTATEAADYLVRRGVPFREAHALVGRLVRRAEAAGVPLWEMPLELWREVSPLFEADVLDAVTLEAAVESKDVPGGTARGRVLEQLERARARAKEIEAWMTAAGRGLAAAQTLARA; from the coding sequence GTGAGCACCGACAGTCCGCGCCGGATGTGGGGCGGTCGCTTCGCCGAGCCGCTGGATCCGGAGCTGCTGGCTTTCACCTCCTCCTTTGGCGTCGACCGCCGCCTGCTGCGGTGGGATGCGCTGGCCAGCATCGCCCATGCCGTGGGCCTGGGGGAGGCCGGCATCCTGCCCGCCGGCGAGGTCCAGGCGCTCGTCGACGGACTGCGAAGCATCATTGCCGATTTCGATGCCGGGCGTCTGGAGATCGCCGGCGCGCACGAAGACGTCCACTCCTTCCTCGAGGCCACCCTCTATGACCGGATCGGCGCGGCGGCGGGGCGGCTGCACACCGGACGCAGCCGCAACGACCAGGTGGCGACGGCGTTCCGCCTGGCCGTGAAGGAGGGCCTCCTGGCGCTCGTCGGCGACGTGCACGGGCTGCTTGCGACCACGGTCGACCGCGCGCAGGGCGCGGTCGACGACATCCTGCCCGCCTTCACGCACCTCCAGCACGCGCAACCGGTCCGGCTGGCCCACCACCTGCTGGCCTACTTCTGGATGCTGGATCGCGACGTGGACCGCCTGGCCGACGCCTTCCGGCGCACCGACGCCCTGCCCCTGGGCGCCGCCGCAATCGCCGGAGCGTCGTTCCCCCTCGACCGCCGGCGCACGGCCGAGCGGTTGGGGTTTGCCCGCCTCACCGAGAACAGCATCGACGCCGTCGGAGACCGAGACTTCGCCGTCGAGGCGGCCGCCGCCGCGGCGCTGCTGTGCACCCACCTGTCGCGCTGGGCGGGCGAGCTGGTCCTGTGGGCCACGGACGAGTTCGGGTTCCTGACGTTGTCCGACCGGGTGGCCGCCGGGAGCAGCATCATGCCCCAGAAGAAGAATCCCGATGCCGCGGAGGTGATCCGCGCCCGCGCCGGGCGCGTGCTGGGCGATCTCACCGTGCTGCTGGCGCTGCCGAAGGGGCTGCCCGCCGGGTACCACCTCGACCTGCAGGAGGACAAGCCGGCCGCCTTCGACGCCCTGGACACCGCCCGGGCCTGCACCGGGGCGCTACGCCGGTTCCTGACCGGCGTGCGCTTCCGTCCCGACCGGATGGCGGCGGCCGCGGCCCGGGGCTGGCCGACGGCCACCGAAGCGGCCGACTACCTGGTCCGTCGCGGCGTGCCGTTCCGCGAGGCGCACGCGTTGGTCGGTCGCCTGGTCCGTCGCGCCGAGGCCGCCGGCGTCCCTCTGTGGGAGATGCCGCTGGAGCTGTGGCGGGAGGTTTCGCCGTTGTTCGAGGCCGACGTGCTGGACGCGGTCACCCTGGAGGCCGCGGTCGAGTCCAAGGATGTCCCGGGAGGCACCGCCCGAGGGCGCGTGCTCGAGCAACTGGAGCGCGCCCGCGCGCGGGCGAAAGAGATCGAGGCCTGGATGACCGCCGCCGGGCGCGGCCTGGCCGCGGCGCAGACCCTGGCCCGAGCCTGA
- a CDS encoding diacylglycerol kinase — translation MRERPAGLWAGLREAFRYAASGLHYAVRTQRTFRIQLLCAALIALLTFWLRPGPLGTALVALALFGVLASELMNTGVEAIVDLLVERNHHELARRAKDIAAAAVVTAVVGAVIAGALVLGPPLAARLGVSPRGAQILAWGGVLLVVAAGTGAVLGLLRRPVPDEDGGPGRRTS, via the coding sequence ATGAGGGAACGGCCGGCCGGGCTGTGGGCGGGGCTGAGGGAGGCCTTCCGCTACGCGGCGAGCGGGCTGCACTATGCGGTGCGCACGCAGCGGACGTTCCGCATCCAGCTCCTGTGCGCCGCCCTGATCGCGCTCCTCACCTTCTGGTTGCGTCCCGGGCCGCTGGGGACCGCGTTGGTGGCCCTGGCCCTCTTCGGGGTCCTGGCCAGCGAACTCATGAACACCGGCGTGGAGGCCATCGTGGATCTGCTGGTGGAGCGCAACCACCACGAACTGGCGCGGCGGGCCAAGGATATTGCCGCCGCCGCCGTGGTCACGGCGGTGGTGGGGGCCGTCATCGCCGGCGCGCTGGTCCTGGGTCCGCCGCTGGCCGCGCGGCTGGGGGTCAGCCCGCGGGGGGCCCAGATTCTGGCCTGGGGCGGGGTCCTCCTGGTGGTGGCGGCCGGTACAGGGGCCGTGCTGGGGCTGCTGCGCCGGCCCGTCCCGGACGAAGACGGAGGACCGGGGCGACGGACGTCGTAA
- a CDS encoding arginine repressor, which yields MAAPPASERSRIIRRILREEAVATQLDLVRALRRRGIVVTQATVSRDIRRLGLVKVPGPHGPRYALAVEPPRPVGPQRFGAVMEEFAREVIVACGLVLVKTVPGGAAPVAQAIDDIHWPDVAGTLAGEDTIIVVPRRQRLAGTVARRLRGWLPSSP from the coding sequence ATGGCCGCCCCTCCGGCCTCGGAACGCAGCCGGATCATCCGCCGGATCCTGCGGGAGGAAGCCGTTGCCACCCAGCTGGACCTGGTGCGGGCGCTGCGGCGCCGCGGCATCGTCGTCACCCAGGCCACGGTGAGCCGCGACATCAGACGGCTGGGGCTGGTCAAGGTGCCCGGCCCCCACGGTCCCCGCTACGCCCTCGCCGTCGAGCCTCCGCGGCCCGTGGGTCCGCAGCGGTTCGGCGCGGTGATGGAAGAGTTTGCCCGCGAGGTGATCGTGGCCTGCGGCCTCGTGCTCGTGAAGACCGTGCCGGGAGGCGCGGCGCCGGTCGCCCAGGCCATTGACGATATCCACTGGCCGGATGTGGCCGGGACGCTGGCCGGCGAGGATACCATCATCGTCGTGCCGCGCCGTCAACGCCTGGCCGGAACCGTGGCCCGCCGGCTGCGCGGATGGCTGCCTTCGTCGCCCTGA
- a CDS encoding amino acid ABC transporter ATP-binding protein encodes MAGGRDGKPIIILEDVHKWFGRLHVLRGISLQVNAGEVVVIAGPSGSGKSTMIRCINRLETHQRGRIIVDNIELTDDVRNIDAVRSEVGMVFQSFNLFPHLTALQNITLAPIKVRRWPRERAERVAMELLERVGMPDKAHSYPGQLSGGQQQRVAIARALAMQPKIMLFDEPTSALDPEMIQEVLDVMRGLAREAGMTMLVVTHEMGFAREVADRIIFMDEGVIVEEGVPEHFFANPTHPRTKLFLSKILHQ; translated from the coding sequence ATGGCCGGAGGCCGCGACGGGAAGCCAATCATCATCCTGGAGGACGTGCACAAGTGGTTCGGCCGCCTGCACGTCCTGCGCGGCATCAGCCTGCAGGTGAACGCCGGGGAGGTCGTCGTCATCGCCGGGCCCTCCGGGTCGGGCAAGTCGACGATGATCCGCTGCATCAACCGCCTGGAAACCCATCAGCGGGGGCGGATCATCGTGGACAACATCGAACTCACCGACGATGTGCGCAACATCGACGCTGTCCGCAGCGAGGTGGGGATGGTCTTCCAGTCCTTCAACCTCTTTCCGCACCTCACCGCACTGCAGAACATCACCCTGGCGCCGATCAAGGTCCGCCGGTGGCCGCGGGAGCGCGCCGAGCGCGTGGCCATGGAACTGCTGGAGCGGGTGGGCATGCCGGACAAGGCGCACAGTTACCCGGGACAGCTCTCCGGGGGACAGCAGCAGCGCGTGGCCATTGCCCGGGCCCTGGCCATGCAGCCGAAGATCATGCTGTTCGACGAACCCACCTCGGCCTTGGATCCGGAGATGATTCAGGAAGTGCTCGATGTGATGCGCGGGCTGGCCCGGGAGGCGGGGATGACGATGCTCGTCGTGACCCACGAGATGGGCTTCGCCCGCGAGGTGGCCGACCGCATCATCTTCATGGACGAAGGGGTAATCGTGGAGGAGGGCGTCCCCGAGCACTTCTTCGCCAACCCTACCCACCCGCGGACGAAACTGTTCCTGTCCAAGATCCTGCACCAGTGA
- the ybeY gene encoding rRNA maturation RNase YbeY, with amino-acid sequence MVVEVRPPGIRIDRLRRLVRHVLRREQSRREPAARAATVTVALVSDGTIRRLNRRFLGKNRATDVLAFPGDPPHLGDVVISVPRARMQARRAGHAPAVEVALLAAHGTLHLLGYDDRSPRQRGNMWRRQVRLLGELGMRVRR; translated from the coding sequence GTGGTGGTGGAGGTCCGTCCTCCCGGGATCCGTATCGACCGGCTGCGTCGCCTCGTCCGGCACGTGCTGCGCCGGGAGCAGTCGCGGCGTGAGCCTGCGGCTCGCGCCGCCACAGTGACTGTGGCGCTGGTATCCGACGGGACGATCCGTCGCCTCAATCGAAGGTTTCTTGGGAAGAACCGCGCGACCGACGTCCTGGCTTTTCCGGGAGACCCACCGCACCTCGGCGACGTCGTGATCTCCGTTCCCCGGGCTCGAATGCAGGCGCGCAGGGCGGGCCACGCTCCCGCCGTCGAGGTTGCCCTGCTGGCGGCGCACGGGACGCTGCACCTGCTCGGGTATGACGATCGCTCGCCCCGTCAGCGGGGCAACATGTGGCGCAGGCAGGTCAGGCTGCTCGGCGAACTGGGTATGCGGGTGCGGCGATGA
- a CDS encoding argininosuccinate synthase, which produces MTGVHKVVLAYSGGLDTSVIIPWLREHYGARVIAVIVDVGQPEDIAAIRAKALHSGAEAAVVVDAKEEFVSEYCFRALRANAIYEGQYLLGTALARPVIAKAQVEVALAEGADAVAHGCTGKGNDQVRFELAYKALAPQLRVIAPWREWTLASREEEIEYAAAHGIPVPATREKPYSVDQNLWHRSAEAGLLEDPWREPPEEVYALTTAPAQAPDEPAYVEITFAEGIPVAVDGRPMSAAAIVAALNRLGGAHGVGRTDLVENRLVGIKSRGVYETPGGTILAAAHRDLETITLDRDTQHYAALIAPRYAELVYYGQWFSPLRQAFDGFFAAAQRTVTGTVRMKLFKGTCTAVGRQSPYSLYRQDLATFGADAVYNQKDAEGFINLWALPSQVFAATNPALIRKGLRHPVK; this is translated from the coding sequence ATGACGGGCGTGCACAAGGTTGTCCTGGCGTACAGCGGCGGGCTCGACACCTCCGTGATCATCCCGTGGTTGCGGGAGCACTACGGGGCCAGGGTCATCGCGGTCATCGTGGACGTGGGACAGCCCGAGGACATCGCCGCGATCCGGGCCAAGGCCCTGCACAGCGGCGCCGAAGCGGCGGTGGTGGTGGACGCCAAGGAGGAGTTCGTCTCCGAGTACTGCTTCCGCGCCCTGCGGGCCAATGCCATCTATGAGGGCCAGTACCTCCTGGGCACCGCGCTGGCCCGGCCGGTCATCGCCAAGGCCCAGGTCGAGGTGGCGCTGGCCGAGGGGGCGGACGCCGTAGCCCACGGGTGCACCGGGAAGGGCAACGACCAGGTCCGGTTCGAGCTCGCCTACAAGGCCCTGGCCCCGCAGCTGCGGGTGATCGCCCCCTGGCGCGAGTGGACGCTCGCCTCCCGCGAGGAGGAGATCGAATATGCGGCGGCCCACGGCATCCCGGTGCCGGCGACCAGGGAGAAACCCTACAGCGTCGACCAGAATCTCTGGCACCGCAGCGCGGAGGCGGGCCTGTTGGAGGATCCCTGGCGCGAGCCGCCGGAGGAGGTCTACGCGTTGACCACCGCCCCGGCGCAGGCGCCGGACGAGCCCGCGTACGTGGAGATCACCTTCGCAGAGGGCATCCCGGTGGCCGTGGACGGCCGGCCCATGAGCGCCGCCGCCATCGTCGCCGCACTGAACCGGTTGGGGGGCGCCCACGGCGTGGGGCGCACCGATCTGGTGGAGAACCGGCTGGTGGGGATCAAGTCCCGCGGCGTGTACGAGACACCGGGCGGAACCATTCTGGCCGCGGCGCACCGCGACCTGGAGACCATCACCCTCGACCGGGATACTCAACACTACGCGGCGCTGATCGCGCCCCGCTACGCGGAGCTGGTCTACTACGGCCAGTGGTTCTCCCCCCTCCGTCAGGCCTTCGACGGGTTCTTTGCCGCCGCCCAGCGGACGGTGACCGGCACGGTGCGGATGAAGCTCTTCAAGGGCACCTGCACGGCGGTGGGAAGGCAGTCGCCCTACAGTCTGTACCGGCAGGATCTGGCCACCTTCGGAGCGGATGCGGTGTACAATCAGAAGGACGCGGAGGGCTTCATCAACCTGTGGGCCCTGCCGTCGCAGGTTTTCGCGGCGACCAACCCGGCGCTGATTCGCAAGGGGTTGCGCCATCCGGTGAAGTAG
- a CDS encoding HDIG domain-containing protein — MSDARAKWIASSWSRRLLIGAGTFFALTLLTGVQYLWPRSDLVAGQVSPRDIEAPRTVDYIDRAATEALRRRAAQNSQPVYAQSPEINARAQQTVARTFAAILRARAEAGADLPAGAALLRREAPVRLDEPAVMAALTLDPAQLTLARDAAAAVVERTMARGIRSGELPRAQAEARVHLRSLPVAGRALTLASAVVTSALQPNLVVDQTATQLARRRAMEAVEPVRTRILRGEIIVRRGEVVTEAHLEKLAAEGLASQPFSWLRLLGTASAVLLLLLVSYAYMRQYQPEIWSEDRLLLVWSLGVVLTVAMARIMVTRFNPYLLPSAAGTMLIAVLLRPRLALYTAALLSLLAAMTAGGDVRLGLVTFIGATVGVYAIKRISHRTDLVVAGLRVGVANALIVGAVGLADQLPVFPHLLRDAAYGLGSGVLVGMIAIGALPYLENLFGLVTPIKLLELSNPGHPLLRRLQLEAPGTYHHSIMVANLAEAAAEAVGADSLLVRVGTYYHDIGKIRRPAFFVENQVGIENPHDRMAPSLSALTVLAHVRDGLEYAREAKLPAPVAAFIPEHHGTSLITYFYHQARERGPAEEEAFRYEGPRPQSRETAIVMLADAVEGAARALPRPTPDRIAQVVRRIIREKLEDGQLDECDLTFRDLDRIAEVFTRLLASMYHPRVEYPELERDLSSRRTARSAAARQA, encoded by the coding sequence ATGAGCGACGCACGAGCGAAGTGGATCGCTTCGTCGTGGTCGCGTCGGCTGCTGATCGGCGCCGGCACGTTCTTCGCGCTCACGCTCCTGACAGGGGTCCAGTACCTGTGGCCCCGGTCCGACCTTGTCGCCGGTCAGGTCAGCCCCCGCGACATCGAGGCGCCCCGCACCGTCGACTACATCGACCGCGCGGCCACCGAGGCGCTGCGCCGGCGGGCCGCGCAGAACAGCCAGCCCGTCTACGCCCAATCCCCCGAGATCAACGCCCGAGCCCAGCAGACTGTGGCCCGGACCTTCGCCGCGATCCTGCGGGCGCGCGCCGAGGCCGGGGCGGACCTCCCCGCCGGGGCGGCGCTCCTCAGGCGGGAGGCGCCGGTACGGCTGGATGAACCGGCGGTGATGGCCGCCCTGACCCTGGACCCTGCGCAGTTGACCCTGGCCCGGGACGCCGCCGCCGCAGTCGTGGAGCGGACGATGGCCCGGGGCATCCGCTCCGGAGAGCTGCCGCGGGCGCAGGCGGAGGCCCGGGTTCACCTGCGGTCGCTGCCCGTGGCCGGCCGCGCCCTGACCCTGGCCAGCGCCGTGGTGACCTCCGCCCTGCAGCCCAACCTCGTCGTGGACCAGACCGCGACCCAGCTGGCCCGCCGGCGGGCGATGGAGGCGGTGGAGCCGGTGCGGACCCGCATCCTGCGCGGGGAGATCATCGTCCGGCGCGGCGAGGTCGTCACCGAAGCGCACCTGGAGAAGCTGGCGGCCGAGGGTCTGGCGTCGCAGCCCTTCTCCTGGCTGCGCCTGCTCGGCACGGCCTCGGCCGTGCTGCTGTTGCTGCTGGTGAGCTACGCCTACATGCGGCAGTACCAGCCCGAGATCTGGTCCGAGGATCGCCTGCTGCTGGTCTGGAGCCTCGGAGTTGTCCTCACCGTAGCCATGGCCCGTATCATGGTGACGCGCTTCAACCCCTACCTGCTGCCCTCGGCGGCCGGCACGATGCTGATCGCCGTGCTGTTGCGGCCGCGCCTGGCTCTGTACACCGCGGCGCTGTTGAGTCTCCTGGCGGCGATGACTGCGGGAGGGGATGTGCGCCTCGGCCTGGTGACCTTCATCGGCGCGACCGTCGGCGTCTACGCCATCAAGCGCATCAGCCACCGCACGGACCTGGTAGTGGCCGGATTGCGCGTGGGCGTGGCCAACGCCCTGATTGTCGGCGCCGTGGGTCTGGCCGACCAGCTGCCGGTGTTCCCGCACCTGCTCCGGGACGCGGCCTACGGGCTGGGCAGCGGCGTGCTGGTGGGCATGATCGCCATCGGCGCGTTGCCCTATCTAGAGAACCTCTTCGGGCTGGTCACGCCGATCAAGCTTCTGGAGCTGAGCAATCCGGGCCACCCGCTGCTGCGGCGCCTGCAGCTGGAGGCTCCGGGCACCTACCACCACAGCATCATGGTGGCCAACCTGGCCGAGGCCGCGGCGGAGGCCGTGGGCGCGGACAGCCTGCTGGTGCGCGTCGGCACCTACTACCACGACATCGGCAAGATCCGGCGCCCCGCCTTCTTCGTGGAGAACCAGGTGGGGATCGAGAACCCCCACGACCGGATGGCCCCGTCGCTGTCGGCGCTCACGGTGCTCGCCCACGTCCGCGACGGGCTGGAGTACGCCCGGGAGGCGAAGCTTCCCGCGCCGGTGGCGGCCTTCATCCCCGAACACCACGGGACGAGCCTGATCACCTACTTCTATCACCAGGCCAGAGAACGCGGCCCGGCGGAGGAGGAGGCCTTTCGCTACGAGGGCCCCAGGCCGCAGAGCCGCGAAACGGCGATCGTCATGCTGGCCGACGCCGTGGAAGGTGCCGCCCGGGCGCTGCCCCGGCCGACCCCCGACCGCATCGCCCAGGTCGTCCGCCGGATCATCCGCGAGAAGCTGGAAGACGGCCAGCTGGACGAGTGCGATCTGACCTTCCGCGACCTCGACCGCATCGCCGAAGTGTTCACGCGCCTGCTGGCCAGCATGTACCACCCGCGCGTCGAGTACCCCGAACTGGAGCGCGACCTATCCTCCCGCCGCACGGCGAGGTCCGCGGCCGCCCGCCAGGCGTGA